Proteins co-encoded in one Prescottella sp. R16 genomic window:
- a CDS encoding acyl-CoA dehydrogenase family protein, with product MTVWDTPERQQLRKTVRAFVEQDILPHLGDWERAGELPRELHRRAAALGLLGAGFPEQVGGEGGDLVDAVVICEEMHQAGASGGLFASLFTCGIALPHLVAAGDPAQIEKWVRPTLAGEKIGSLAITEPGGGSDVGHLRTTAVRDGDHYVVNGSKTFITSAVRADFVVTAVRTGGSGAGGVSLLVIEKGTPGFEVARKLDKMGWRASDTAELSFVDARVPVGNLVGVENSGFAQIAQAFLTERIALAAQAYASAQRCLDLTVQWCRDRDTFGRPLISRQAVQNTLAEMARRTDVARVYTRSLVERSLTSDEDFVAEVCFAKNTAVEAGEWVANQAVQLFGGMGYMSESEVERQYRDMRILGIGGGTTEILTALAAKRLGYHA from the coding sequence ATGACCGTGTGGGACACCCCGGAACGACAACAACTCCGCAAGACCGTCCGCGCGTTCGTCGAGCAGGACATCCTGCCGCACCTCGGCGACTGGGAACGCGCCGGTGAACTCCCCCGCGAACTGCACCGCAGGGCCGCGGCACTGGGTCTGCTCGGCGCCGGCTTCCCCGAGCAGGTCGGCGGCGAGGGCGGGGATCTCGTCGACGCCGTCGTCATCTGCGAGGAGATGCACCAGGCCGGCGCGTCCGGCGGCCTGTTCGCCTCCCTGTTCACGTGTGGGATCGCGCTGCCGCACCTCGTCGCGGCCGGTGACCCGGCCCAGATCGAAAAGTGGGTGCGGCCCACCCTCGCCGGTGAGAAGATCGGCTCCCTCGCCATCACCGAACCCGGCGGCGGCTCCGACGTCGGGCACCTGCGCACCACCGCCGTCCGCGACGGCGACCACTACGTCGTGAACGGATCCAAGACGTTCATCACGTCCGCGGTGCGCGCCGACTTCGTGGTCACCGCGGTCCGCACCGGCGGCAGCGGAGCGGGCGGGGTCTCGCTGCTCGTGATCGAGAAGGGCACACCCGGATTCGAGGTGGCCCGCAAACTCGACAAGATGGGCTGGCGGGCGTCGGACACCGCCGAACTGTCGTTCGTCGACGCCCGTGTCCCCGTGGGAAACCTGGTGGGCGTGGAGAATTCGGGCTTCGCGCAGATCGCGCAGGCGTTCCTCACCGAACGTATCGCGCTGGCCGCGCAGGCGTACGCGAGCGCGCAGCGCTGCCTCGACCTCACCGTGCAGTGGTGCCGTGACCGCGACACGTTCGGCCGGCCGCTCATCTCCCGGCAGGCCGTCCAGAACACCCTCGCGGAGATGGCCCGCCGCACCGACGTCGCCCGCGTCTACACCCGCAGCCTCGTCGAACGGTCGCTCACCTCCGACGAGGACTTCGTCGCCGAGGTGTGCTTCGCGAAGAACACCGCCGTCGAGGCCGGGGAATGGGTCGCGAACCAGGCCGTGCAGTTGTTCGGCGGCATGGGCTACATGAGCGAATCCGAGGTGGAAAGGCAGTACCGCGACATGCGCATCCTGGGAATCGGCGGCGGGACCACGGAGATCCTGACCGCCCTGGCCGCCAAGCGATTGGGGTACCACGCGTGA
- a CDS encoding enoyl-CoA hydratase family protein, with the protein MTDRLVRYEVADALATVVLDSPHNRNAISTRLVDELRQCLSDAAADAAVRAVVLTHTGGTFCAGADLTEASAAADATPQELAAQRTARTTELLRSIVELPKPVIGCLDGHVRAGGMGLVGACDIVVAGPDTTFALTEARLGLAASIISLTVIPRLTSRAAGRYFLTGEKFGPHEAEAIGLISEAVPDTKKAIDDLAATLRACSPQGLAESKKLTTMRMLADFDRWADDLAAQSARLFGSPEAVEGMTAFLQKRPPSWETGA; encoded by the coding sequence GTGACCGATCGTCTCGTCCGTTACGAGGTTGCGGATGCTCTCGCCACCGTGGTCCTGGACTCGCCGCACAACCGCAACGCGATCTCGACCCGGCTCGTCGACGAGCTGCGGCAGTGCCTGTCGGACGCCGCCGCCGACGCCGCTGTCCGCGCCGTCGTCCTCACCCATACCGGCGGCACGTTCTGCGCCGGAGCCGACCTGACGGAGGCGAGTGCGGCCGCCGACGCCACCCCGCAGGAACTCGCCGCGCAGCGCACGGCCCGGACGACCGAACTGCTGCGATCGATCGTCGAACTGCCGAAGCCGGTGATCGGATGCCTCGACGGCCACGTCCGCGCCGGCGGTATGGGCTTGGTCGGCGCGTGCGACATCGTCGTGGCCGGACCCGACACCACGTTCGCGCTCACCGAGGCCCGGCTCGGGTTGGCGGCATCGATCATCTCGCTCACGGTGATTCCGCGGCTCACGTCCCGAGCTGCCGGACGCTACTTTCTCACGGGGGAGAAGTTCGGACCCCACGAAGCGGAGGCGATCGGCCTGATCAGTGAGGCCGTTCCCGACACGAAGAAGGCGATCGACGACCTGGCCGCGACCCTGCGAGCATGTTCCCCGCAGGGACTCGCCGAATCGAAGAAACTCACCACGATGCGGATGCTCGCCGACTTCGATCGCTGGGCCGACGATCTCGCGGCCCAGTCCGCCCGCCTGTTCGGATCCCCTGAGGCGGTCGAGGGCATGACGGCGTTCCTGCAGAAGCGGCCGCCCTCGTGGGAGACCGGGGCATGA
- a CDS encoding TIGR03084 family metal-binding protein produces the protein MLVSAFEEGCVADLNEIVGDLCAEGDVLDALVADLTDEQWAAPTPASGWTIAHQIGHLHWTDRASLLAATDTDAFAAQVAEAWKNPAGFVDEGADAEAARPARDLLADWRAGRSRLADVLRDVPPGTKIPWFGPPMSAASMATARLMETWAHGRDVADALGARPAPTARLRHIARLGVRTRNFAFDVHQLPHPTEDVRVVLTVPDGSVWTFGPDDAAQSVTGPAEDFCLLVTQRIHRSDTALTAAGADADRWLDIAQAFAGLPGAGRATTTTTEAGR, from the coding sequence ATGCTCGTCTCAGCATTCGAGGAGGGCTGTGTGGCGGACCTGAACGAGATAGTCGGCGACCTGTGCGCGGAGGGCGATGTGCTCGACGCGCTGGTCGCGGACCTGACGGACGAACAGTGGGCGGCGCCGACACCGGCGTCCGGGTGGACGATCGCCCACCAGATCGGGCACCTGCACTGGACCGATCGGGCGTCACTGCTGGCGGCGACCGACACCGACGCGTTCGCCGCGCAGGTGGCCGAGGCGTGGAAGAACCCGGCCGGCTTCGTCGACGAGGGGGCCGACGCCGAGGCGGCCCGGCCGGCCCGAGACCTGCTCGCCGACTGGCGTGCCGGACGCTCGCGGCTCGCCGACGTTCTGCGCGACGTTCCGCCGGGCACCAAAATTCCGTGGTTCGGGCCGCCGATGAGTGCAGCCTCGATGGCCACGGCCCGGCTGATGGAGACATGGGCACACGGCCGCGACGTCGCCGACGCACTCGGGGCCCGCCCCGCACCGACGGCACGCCTGAGGCACATCGCACGGCTGGGCGTCCGTACCCGCAACTTCGCGTTCGACGTCCACCAGCTGCCCCATCCCACGGAGGACGTGCGTGTCGTGCTCACCGTGCCCGACGGATCCGTGTGGACCTTCGGGCCGGACGATGCCGCCCAGTCGGTGACCGGCCCGGCCGAGGACTTCTGCCTGCTCGTCACCCAGCGCATCCACCGCAGCGACACCGCGCTCACCGCGGCCGGTGCCGACGCCGACCGCTGGCTCGACATCGCGCAGGCGTTCGCGGGCCTGCCCGGCGCCGGGCGGGCCACCACCACTACGACGGAGGCAGGCCGATGA
- a CDS encoding acyl-CoA carboxylase subunit beta — protein sequence MTILRSTLDTASPEYVSAAETMTTKLAELETEHAKALAGGGEKYVERHHARGKLLARERIELLLDPDSPFLELSPLAAWGSQFPVGASTIVGIGTVSGVECLIVANDPTVRGGTSNPWTLKKGFRANDIAVANRLPVISLVESGGADLPTQKEVFVPGGRMFRDLTRLSAAGIPTIALVFGNSTAGGAYIPGMSDHVVMIKERSKVFLAGPPLVKMATGEESDDESLGGAEMHARTSGLADYFAQDEPDAIRIGRSIVARLNWRKQGPAPRADVIEPLYDSEDLLGIVPADLKIPFDPREVIARIVDGSDFDEFKPLYGSSLVTGWAELHGYPIGILANARGVLFSEESQKATQFIQLANRSNTPLLFLHNTTGYMVGKEYEEGGIIKHGSMMINAVSNSTVPHISILLGASYGAGHYGMCGRAFDPRFLFAWPSSRSAVMGGAQLAGVVSIVGRAAAEARGQAFDPEADAGMRAMIENQIEAESLPTFLSGMLYDDGVIDPRDTRTVVGMCLSAIATAPIEGTANFGVFRM from the coding sequence GTGACGATCCTGCGATCCACTCTCGACACCGCCTCCCCGGAGTACGTGTCGGCGGCCGAGACGATGACCACCAAGCTCGCCGAACTCGAGACCGAACATGCGAAAGCCCTGGCCGGCGGCGGAGAGAAGTACGTCGAACGGCACCACGCGCGGGGCAAGCTCCTGGCCCGCGAACGCATCGAACTGCTCCTCGACCCGGATTCGCCGTTCCTGGAACTGTCCCCGCTCGCCGCATGGGGCAGCCAGTTCCCGGTCGGGGCGTCCACGATCGTCGGCATCGGCACGGTCAGCGGCGTCGAATGCCTGATCGTCGCGAACGACCCGACGGTCCGCGGCGGCACGTCGAATCCGTGGACCCTGAAGAAGGGCTTCCGCGCCAACGACATCGCGGTTGCCAACCGGCTGCCGGTGATCTCCCTCGTCGAGTCCGGTGGCGCGGACCTGCCCACCCAGAAGGAGGTGTTCGTTCCCGGCGGACGCATGTTCCGCGACCTCACCCGGCTCTCCGCGGCCGGAATCCCCACCATCGCACTGGTGTTCGGCAACTCCACCGCCGGCGGCGCCTACATTCCAGGAATGTCCGACCACGTCGTGATGATCAAGGAACGGTCCAAGGTGTTCCTCGCCGGCCCGCCCCTGGTGAAGATGGCCACCGGCGAGGAGTCCGACGACGAATCCCTCGGCGGCGCCGAGATGCACGCCCGCACATCGGGCCTGGCCGACTACTTCGCGCAGGACGAGCCGGACGCCATCCGTATCGGCCGCAGCATCGTCGCCCGGCTGAACTGGCGCAAACAGGGGCCGGCTCCGCGCGCCGACGTGATCGAACCGCTCTACGACTCCGAGGATCTGCTCGGCATCGTGCCCGCAGACCTGAAGATCCCGTTCGATCCGCGGGAGGTGATCGCCCGCATCGTCGACGGCTCCGACTTCGACGAGTTCAAACCGCTGTACGGCAGCTCGCTCGTCACCGGATGGGCCGAACTGCACGGCTATCCGATCGGCATCCTCGCCAACGCCCGCGGCGTGCTGTTCAGCGAGGAATCGCAGAAGGCCACCCAGTTCATCCAGCTCGCCAACCGGTCGAACACGCCGTTGCTGTTCCTGCACAACACCACCGGCTACATGGTGGGCAAGGAATACGAGGAGGGCGGCATCATCAAACACGGGTCGATGATGATCAACGCCGTCTCCAACTCCACCGTCCCGCACATCTCGATCCTGCTCGGCGCCTCGTACGGCGCCGGCCACTACGGCATGTGCGGGCGCGCGTTCGATCCCCGGTTCCTGTTCGCGTGGCCCAGCTCCAGATCCGCTGTCATGGGCGGAGCCCAGCTCGCCGGTGTCGTCTCCATCGTCGGCCGCGCCGCCGCCGAGGCCCGCGGGCAGGCGTTCGACCCCGAGGCCGACGCCGGCATGCGCGCCATGATCGAGAACCAGATCGAAGCCGAGTCGCTGCCGACGTTCCTGTCCGGGATGCTCTACGACGACGGCGTCATCGACCCCCGCGACACCCGCACGGTGGTGGGAATGTGCCTGTCGGCCATTGCCACCGCCCCGATCGAGGGCACCGCCAACTTCGGTGTCTTCCGGATGTGA
- the rpsL gene encoding 30S ribosomal protein S12 has protein sequence MPTINQLVRKGRRDKAAKVKTAALKGSPQRRGVCTRVYTTTPKKPNSALRKVARVRLTSSVEVTAYIPGEGHNLQEHSMVLVRGGRVKDLPGVRYKIIRGSLDTQGVKNRKQARSRYGAKKEKS, from the coding sequence ATGCCAACCATCAACCAGCTGGTCCGTAAGGGCCGCCGCGACAAGGCCGCCAAGGTCAAGACCGCGGCCCTGAAGGGCAGCCCGCAGCGCCGTGGCGTGTGCACCCGCGTGTACACCACCACCCCGAAGAAGCCGAACTCCGCGCTGCGGAAGGTCGCCCGTGTGCGCCTGACCAGCTCCGTCGAGGTCACCGCTTACATCCCGGGTGAGGGCCACAACCTGCAGGAGCACTCGATGGTGCTCGTCCGCGGTGGTCGTGTGAAGGACCTCCCGGGTGTGCGCTACAAGATCATCCGCGGCTCGCTCGACACCCAGGGTGTCAAGAACCGCAAGCAGGCTCGCAGCCGCTACGGCGCCAAGAAGGAGAAGAGCTAA
- a CDS encoding TetR/AcrR family transcriptional regulator produces MRAPQQDRSRLTRHRLLEATVDCLAEFGWSATTVAVVAQRAGVSRGAAQHHFPTREDLITAALEFMFDGRMEQARREVTELPGGEARTEAVVARLVDYYTGSLFKAALQVWTAAAADPALRARVLPLEERFGRVAHRAAVESLGVDDSDPGVRRLVQATLDFARGLGLADVLTDDSRRRAEIVRCWAAQLDVALGSLSADPIPNHTA; encoded by the coding sequence ATGCGCGCACCGCAACAGGATCGGAGCCGGTTGACGCGGCACCGGCTGCTCGAGGCGACGGTCGACTGCCTGGCCGAGTTCGGGTGGTCGGCTACGACGGTGGCGGTGGTCGCGCAGCGGGCCGGCGTCTCGCGAGGTGCGGCGCAACACCACTTCCCGACCCGGGAAGACCTCATCACCGCCGCGCTCGAGTTCATGTTCGACGGCCGCATGGAGCAGGCGCGTCGCGAGGTCACCGAGCTGCCGGGTGGGGAGGCGCGTACGGAGGCCGTGGTCGCCAGGCTCGTCGACTACTACACCGGCAGCCTTTTCAAGGCGGCGCTACAGGTGTGGACGGCGGCGGCTGCGGATCCGGCGCTGCGGGCGCGGGTGTTGCCGCTCGAGGAGCGGTTCGGTCGTGTCGCGCACCGCGCCGCCGTCGAGAGCCTCGGCGTCGACGACTCGGATCCCGGTGTCCGACGGCTCGTGCAGGCCACCCTGGACTTCGCGCGCGGGCTCGGTCTCGCCGACGTGCTCACCGACGACTCGCGCCGGCGTGCCGAGATCGTGCGCTGCTGGGCCGCCCAGCTCGACGTGGCCCTCGGGTCCCTGTCGGCCGATCCGATCCCGAATCACACGGCGTGA
- a CDS encoding acyl-CoA dehydrogenase family protein, whose product MSSFIETDEQKALRSAVSTLAQRYNYVDYVLPKACRGEPLTELWAEAGKLGFLGVNLPEEYGGGGAGIYELALVQEELAAQGAGLLLVVVSPAICGTIIGKYGTDAQKQEWLTALADGSKIMAFGITEPDAGSNSHRITTTARRDGDDWLLRGNKVYISGVDQADAVLIVARTEDHRTGKLKPALFIVPTDTENLVATPMEMDIVEPDHQFTLFLDDVRLPADALVGSEDAALMQLFAGLNPERILGAAMAIGMGRWALDKGVQFAKERTVWTTPIGAHQGLAHPLAQCKIELELAKLMMQKAAVLYDSGDDFGAAEAANMAKYAAAEASIKTLDQAIQTHGGGGLTREYGLAAMLGAARIARVAPVSREMILNFVSQHSLGLPKSY is encoded by the coding sequence ATGAGCAGCTTCATCGAGACCGACGAGCAGAAGGCGCTGCGGTCCGCGGTGTCCACCCTCGCGCAACGCTACAACTACGTCGATTACGTCCTGCCCAAGGCGTGCAGAGGTGAACCGCTCACCGAATTGTGGGCCGAGGCAGGAAAGCTCGGATTCCTCGGGGTCAATCTCCCCGAGGAATACGGGGGTGGGGGAGCAGGTATCTACGAGCTCGCCCTCGTCCAGGAGGAACTCGCCGCGCAGGGTGCCGGACTGCTGCTCGTCGTCGTCTCCCCGGCGATCTGCGGCACCATCATCGGCAAGTACGGCACCGACGCCCAGAAACAGGAGTGGCTGACGGCGCTCGCCGACGGGTCGAAGATCATGGCGTTCGGGATCACCGAACCCGATGCCGGATCCAACTCGCACCGGATCACCACCACCGCGAGAAGGGACGGTGACGACTGGCTCCTGCGTGGCAACAAGGTCTACATCTCCGGTGTCGACCAGGCCGACGCGGTCCTGATCGTCGCCCGCACCGAGGACCACCGGACCGGAAAGCTGAAGCCGGCCCTGTTCATCGTGCCGACCGACACCGAGAATCTCGTCGCGACACCGATGGAGATGGACATCGTCGAACCGGACCACCAGTTCACGCTGTTCCTCGACGACGTCCGGCTGCCGGCGGACGCCCTCGTCGGATCGGAGGACGCGGCGCTGATGCAACTGTTCGCGGGCCTCAACCCCGAACGCATCCTCGGTGCCGCGATGGCGATCGGAATGGGGCGCTGGGCGCTCGACAAGGGGGTGCAGTTCGCGAAGGAACGCACCGTGTGGACGACCCCGATCGGTGCGCATCAGGGCCTGGCCCACCCGTTGGCGCAGTGCAAGATCGAACTCGAGCTCGCCAAACTGATGATGCAGAAGGCCGCGGTCCTCTACGACAGCGGCGACGACTTCGGGGCCGCCGAGGCCGCCAACATGGCCAAGTACGCGGCCGCCGAGGCCAGCATCAAGACCCTCGACCAGGCGATCCAGACCCACGGCGGTGGTGGACTCACCCGCGAATACGGCCTGGCCGCGATGCTCGGTGCGGCCCGTATCGCCCGTGTCGCACCCGTCAGCCGCGAGATGATCCTCAACTTCGTCTCCCAGCATTCGCTGGGCCTGCCCAAGTCGTACTAG
- a CDS encoding acyclic terpene utilization AtuA family protein, giving the protein MTDRTAPVRIGNCSGFYGDRLSAMREMLTGGDLDYLTGDYLAELTMLILGRDRLKDPSRGYAKTFLRQAEDCLGLALEKGVKIVANAGGLNPAGLADALREVSDRLGLHATIAHVEGDDLITRAAELGLDRDITPLTANAYLGAWGIVDCLHAGADVVVTGRVTDASVIVGPAAAHFGWGREDFDRLAGAVVAGHVIECGTQATGGNFSWFTEIGDLTRPGFPIAEIHADGTSVITKHAGTGGAVTVDTVTAQLLYEITGGRYANPDVTARMDTIALSGDGPDRVRIGGVRGEAPPPQYKVSLNALAGFRNEVTFVLTGLDIDAKAELVRRQLDSWLHVKPAELDWTLARTDHPDAATEETASALLRCTVRDTDQDVVGRAFSSVAVELALASYPGFTLTAPPSHGQPYAVFTPGYVDAGEVPHVAVRPDGTRADIAPSTETRSLEDLPEPALPEPLPESETVSAPLGTIAAARSGDKGGNANIGVWVRTDDAWRWLVHTLTVDELKRLLPETEHLTVTRHVLPNLRAVNFVVEGILGRGVASQARFDPQAKGLGEWLRSRHLEIPVALVPIYSDQLEEGHA; this is encoded by the coding sequence ATGACAGATCGGACAGCCCCGGTGCGGATCGGCAACTGCTCCGGCTTCTACGGCGACCGGCTCTCGGCGATGCGGGAGATGCTCACCGGCGGCGACCTCGACTACCTCACCGGCGACTACCTCGCCGAGCTGACGATGCTCATCCTCGGCCGCGACCGGTTGAAGGACCCGTCCCGCGGTTACGCGAAAACCTTTCTGCGTCAAGCCGAGGACTGTCTCGGACTCGCCCTCGAGAAGGGGGTGAAGATCGTCGCCAACGCGGGCGGCCTCAACCCGGCCGGGCTCGCCGACGCGCTGCGCGAGGTCAGCGACAGGCTCGGCCTGCACGCGACGATTGCGCATGTCGAGGGCGACGACCTCATCACCCGCGCCGCCGAACTCGGCCTCGACCGCGATATCACACCGCTCACCGCGAACGCCTACCTGGGCGCGTGGGGCATCGTCGACTGCCTGCACGCCGGCGCGGACGTCGTCGTCACCGGCCGCGTCACCGACGCCTCCGTCATCGTCGGTCCGGCCGCAGCCCACTTCGGCTGGGGCCGTGAAGATTTCGACCGACTGGCCGGTGCGGTCGTCGCGGGACACGTCATCGAATGCGGCACCCAGGCCACCGGCGGCAACTTCTCGTGGTTCACCGAGATCGGCGACCTCACCCGCCCCGGATTCCCGATCGCCGAGATCCACGCCGACGGGACGTCGGTGATCACCAAACACGCGGGCACCGGGGGAGCGGTCACCGTCGACACCGTCACCGCGCAGTTGCTGTACGAGATCACCGGCGGCCGCTACGCGAACCCGGACGTCACCGCGCGCATGGACACGATCGCCCTGTCCGGTGACGGCCCCGACCGGGTCCGGATCGGCGGGGTGCGCGGGGAGGCGCCGCCGCCGCAGTACAAGGTGTCGCTCAACGCGCTCGCCGGGTTCCGCAACGAGGTCACATTCGTGCTCACCGGACTCGACATCGACGCCAAGGCGGAACTCGTGCGGCGACAGCTGGATTCGTGGCTGCATGTCAAGCCTGCGGAGCTGGACTGGACACTGGCCCGCACCGACCACCCGGACGCCGCCACCGAGGAGACCGCGAGCGCACTGCTGCGGTGCACCGTCCGCGACACCGACCAGGACGTCGTGGGGCGGGCCTTCTCGTCGGTCGCCGTGGAACTCGCCCTCGCCAGCTACCCGGGTTTCACACTCACCGCGCCGCCGTCGCACGGCCAGCCGTACGCGGTGTTCACCCCCGGATACGTCGACGCCGGCGAGGTTCCGCACGTCGCGGTCCGGCCCGACGGTACCCGCGCCGACATCGCGCCGAGTACCGAGACGCGATCACTCGAGGATCTGCCGGAGCCTGCTCTGCCGGAGCCACTTCCGGAATCCGAGACGGTGAGTGCGCCGCTCGGGACGATCGCGGCGGCCCGCAGCGGTGACAAGGGCGGCAACGCCAACATCGGGGTGTGGGTGCGCACCGACGACGCCTGGCGCTGGCTGGTCCACACCCTCACCGTCGACGAACTGAAACGACTCCTGCCCGAGACGGAACACCTCACCGTCACCCGGCACGTGCTGCCCAACCTGCGCGCCGTCAACTTCGTCGTCGAAGGCATCCTCGGTCGCGGCGTCGCCTCCCAGGCCCGCTTCGATCCGCAGGCCAAGGGACTCGGCGAATGGCTGCGGTCCCGGCATCTCGAGATCCCGGTGGCACTCGTGCCCATCTACTCCGACCAACTCGAGGAGGGCCACGCATGA
- a CDS encoding biotin carboxylase N-terminal domain-containing protein, producing the protein MIHSVLVANRGEIARRVFATCRRTGVGTVAVFSDPDAGAPHVAAADAAVRLPGATPADTYLQIERIVAAAQASGADAIHPGYGFLSENADFARAVQDAGLTWIGPPAKAIELMGSKVESKRIMADAGVPVLAELDPDAVTEADLPVLVKASAGGGGRGMRVVRELSALAGEIEAARREARSAFGDPTVFCERYLETGRHIEVQVMADGHGTVWAIGERECSIQRRHQKVVEEAPSPLVQRTPGMRDELFRAAELAATAIGYEGAGTVEFLARASEATGDDAGEEVEFYFLEMNTRLQVEHPVTECTTGLDLVELQLQVASGAQLPPEPPEARGHSIEVRLYAEDPAHNWRPQSGTVEHIELPGTTAEFEILDRTGVRLDSGVEDGSVVSVFYDPMLAKVISYAPTRAQAAQVLASALTRMRLHGLTTNRDLLVGVLRHPAFLAGDTDTAFFDTHGLGVLARPLADTDAEALSALAAALADAAANRAAAPVNRGLPSGWRNLPSQPQSKQYNGIHGDHDVRYLLTRSGMHADGYENVTLVDSAPDHVVLDIDGVRRRFDVARYGETVCVDSPLGPVTLTALPRFTDPSTAVAEGSLLAPMPGAVIRLGAAPGDRVEAGQPVLWLEAMKMEHAVRAPVSGVLTDLSVEVGRQVDVGAVLAVVDPDTTGTEASREESA; encoded by the coding sequence ATGATCCACTCCGTTCTGGTCGCCAACCGCGGTGAGATCGCCCGTCGCGTCTTCGCGACGTGCCGGCGCACCGGGGTCGGCACGGTCGCCGTCTTCTCCGATCCCGACGCCGGCGCCCCGCACGTCGCCGCCGCGGACGCAGCGGTCCGGCTCCCCGGGGCGACACCCGCGGACACCTACCTGCAGATCGAGCGGATCGTCGCCGCCGCGCAGGCGTCCGGTGCCGACGCGATCCATCCCGGTTACGGATTCCTCTCCGAGAACGCCGATTTCGCGCGCGCCGTGCAGGACGCCGGACTCACCTGGATCGGTCCGCCCGCCAAGGCGATCGAACTGATGGGCTCCAAGGTCGAGTCCAAACGCATCATGGCCGACGCCGGTGTCCCGGTCCTCGCCGAACTCGATCCGGACGCGGTCACCGAAGCGGACCTGCCGGTGCTGGTGAAGGCGTCCGCCGGTGGTGGCGGACGCGGTATGCGCGTCGTACGGGAACTGTCGGCGCTGGCCGGGGAGATCGAGGCCGCCCGCCGCGAAGCCCGGTCCGCGTTCGGTGATCCGACGGTGTTCTGCGAGCGCTACCTCGAGACCGGACGCCACATCGAGGTGCAGGTGATGGCCGACGGCCACGGCACCGTGTGGGCGATCGGCGAACGCGAATGCTCCATCCAGCGCCGGCACCAGAAGGTGGTCGAGGAGGCCCCGTCGCCGCTCGTCCAGCGGACTCCGGGAATGCGGGACGAGCTCTTCCGCGCCGCCGAACTCGCCGCCACGGCGATCGGGTACGAGGGTGCGGGCACGGTCGAGTTCCTGGCCAGGGCGAGCGAAGCGACGGGGGACGACGCAGGCGAGGAGGTCGAATTCTATTTCCTCGAGATGAACACCCGCCTGCAGGTGGAGCATCCGGTCACCGAGTGCACCACCGGTCTCGATCTCGTCGAGTTGCAGCTGCAGGTGGCGTCCGGTGCGCAGCTGCCACCCGAACCCCCGGAGGCCCGCGGTCATTCGATCGAGGTCCGGCTCTACGCCGAGGACCCCGCGCACAACTGGCGTCCGCAGAGCGGCACCGTCGAGCACATCGAACTCCCCGGCACCACGGCAGAATTCGAGATCCTCGACCGGACCGGAGTGCGACTCGACTCCGGTGTCGAGGACGGCTCGGTCGTCAGCGTCTTCTACGATCCGATGCTCGCGAAGGTGATCTCGTACGCGCCGACCCGCGCGCAGGCTGCGCAGGTGCTGGCGTCCGCACTGACCCGGATGCGCCTGCACGGCCTGACCACCAACCGGGACCTGCTCGTGGGTGTCCTGCGTCATCCCGCGTTCCTCGCCGGGGACACCGACACCGCGTTCTTCGACACCCACGGCCTGGGCGTACTCGCCCGGCCGCTCGCCGACACGGATGCCGAAGCGCTGTCCGCGCTCGCCGCCGCCCTCGCCGACGCCGCCGCCAACCGGGCCGCGGCACCGGTGAACCGGGGACTGCCGAGCGGGTGGCGGAATCTGCCGTCGCAGCCACAGTCCAAGCAGTACAACGGAATCCACGGTGACCACGACGTCCGCTACCTGCTCACCCGGTCCGGGATGCACGCCGACGGATACGAGAACGTCACTCTCGTCGACTCGGCACCGGACCACGTCGTCCTCGACATCGACGGCGTCCGACGCCGTTTCGACGTCGCCCGCTACGGCGAGACCGTGTGCGTCGATTCACCGCTCGGCCCCGTCACGCTCACCGCCCTTCCGCGGTTCACCGACCCGTCGACGGCCGTCGCCGAAGGGTCGCTGCTGGCGCCGATGCCCGGTGCGGTGATCCGGCTCGGTGCCGCGCCAGGGGACCGGGTCGAGGCCGGACAGCCGGTCCTGTGGCTCGAGGCCATGAAGATGGAACACGCCGTCCGGGCCCCTGTCTCGGGCGTGCTCACCGACCTGTCCGTCGAGGTCGGCCGACAGGTCGACGTCGGGGCCGTCCTGGCCGTCGTCGACCCGGATACGACCGGAACAGAAGCATCCCGAGAGGAGTCCGCATGA